The Pyrus communis chromosome 5, drPyrComm1.1, whole genome shotgun sequence region GCGTAAAATTTTTACCGTAAGATGTTACCTGGTAGAAAAGATTGCGGGCATGGTTTAGCCTGCGTTTTTGGAACTCTTACTGAACTTTGAGGGATGTGGTCTTTTGTTGGGAGGCTTTTATGCAAACAATAGTTGCTTTTCGTATGAAAATAACTATTTAGGCAATCTCTTGTGCACTCACTATTTCATCAGAAGTATCTCAAAATTCATGCTACATGTCCTCGACGGATTTTCGTTTCTTGCGATGTTCTTGGTCTCACTTGTGTTttcgatcatttttttttttttttttgggaattaaagtttgaataaaaattatttacgTGACACAACAAATAAAAAGACCGTTTCCTGGcttataatatttttcaaacGGCTTAATGTTTGGATTGAAAATACTCGTGATGGTTTTTCTTTTGTCCAAATTTAAGTTCAGTAAAAAGTATGTGACCATAAAAATCGTAAAACCGTaacattttcaacttttgattatTAGGAAACGGTTGCCAAACTTTTAACGTGTCATAAAGACAAGCGAAAATTCTACTATGCTCCTCTATGGCGTGCACCCGCGCAATAGATAAAAAGACGATGAAAAGAGCAAgtaatgaaatgattttattatttttctaaaagaaaaaaaacaacagaaaatttttatgaatttgCTACGCTAATATGAGTGGGGATAAACTACGCATCATATTTTAAAGCAATAATACATGATAATTTATTCTCTGTCCATCTCTCTCACAAGTGACCACCTGGGAAGATGGAAATGGGAGATGGACGGCTGTGATTGATGACAAATTTAGGGCTCAATTGGGAGGTCCTTGTGTGTGTAAGTAATCCCCTTATCACCGTCCACAATCTGTCCATTTCCTCGCAGAATCCTGCACGTCCAATCAAAATACTAAAAgtcaatatttttgttttggacaAAGTGGGGAGTGCCTTCTTCAAGGTGCTTCTGTACTTCCAACCGAAAATGTACTGACATGAACTGAGGTTTCTTACCATCGAGTTGTTAACAATCCTTCTACTCCTACCGGACCCCGAGCGTGAATTCGACTTGTGCTTATCCCAACCTGTTGAGCAAGGGAAGATAGTTAGATACAGTACTCAAAACCTTGGCATATAACTGTCTTCAAGAATTACTGCTAGATCATCTTTCTACCTCCGCACCAAGTCCAAATCGAGCACCATCGCAGAATCTTGGGCTTGCATTGTGGAAAATAGCAGCACTGCCAACGTTTATAACAATCAACGTTACTGCCAACATCACTAAAGAGTGAACAAGTAGGACCTTTTTTTCTGTCCAACCATTTTAGTTGGCCTGACTCTATGTAATTGCCTCTGATTACAGAATATTCTGATTGATATGGAAAGCATAGATCCTCTGAAAAAAGACCGGAATCATTCATACCTGTCGACTTGACCTAAAAACGCATCCACAACTTCTTGGTCTTCTGCAATGATGCAATCGGTATGTGCACTGCAAAATGGAGAAAAGATAAACGACAGCTTTATACAATTGATTGACATGTAATCCATTTAAAAAAGGAAACTTCGACATGCCTTCCATGTTCATGTATATGACCAATCGCTGCATGCACATCGTCAACAAACTCAACAGTGCAAGCCATTGAACTGTACTCATGATGGAATGAATGCGCCTCTGGAATCCTGAGCAAGGCATTTGCCCTTGGTCCACCATATAAAGTAACACCTGCACATGATACCCgagtttaatttctttaaatcCTTCTGATGGCATGTTTCACTGAAACAATTTTTGTTGGCTTCTCTTTAAAAGTGTGTCCCAAGCTTGGGTGGGGGGTAACAGAATATTGTTCTGTTACATGCCTGTGATTCGAAATTTTCAGTAATTCTCGTTCTCAACAGGTAAAAGGCATATGAACAGTATCAAGTCTCATCCACCTCAATGCCCTTGTTTAAAACAAAAGAAGttttttatgcatgaaaattgtACCTGCAATGCGAAGCTCAACAACAAGATCATAAAATGCAGTTGTACTCTTCAAATCGTTATGGACAAGAAGTGTTTCCTGAGAATAACACACACAACAACAAAGTGTTACAAATGATAAATTAGCAATTACAAAGTACGTTCTTAACTGCAGTAGAAAGATTGTAAGATGCCATCGAAACATATTATCATCCAGAAATTGTAAATTACAGATAAATTACCATTGCATTACATGCTGCTGGATAATCTATTTTTGCATCCAAAACAATTCTCTTTGCCATATCCATATTAGCAGACTTATCAATATACACGTGGCATATTCCATCTGCATAGAAAACAACACATTTGTTCTCTTTACTATGGCAGCCGCCATCATATTCTCTCACAAAACAAGAATACAGGAAAAATGGAGCACATAATGCAattatttataagtgaagaatAAATTTAGTAGTTCTAACCGGCATGACCGAGAACTGGAATCTTGGTCGAATTCTTGACTTGAGAAACCAGTTTATTGCTGCCTCTTGGGATCACAAGATCAATCACGTCATCATGCTGGAAATAATTTTTTAGTTAGTACTAATTATGATCTGAAATCGACTGAGGAATTGGGATTATCAGTCTATGCTCTACTCACCTTAAGCAAATCTGGAATCTCTTCTCTTGAAGTCACAAGTCCAATTAGTTTTCCACCAACACTCTCTGGGATGGCTTCGGTGATAATCtacatattttttatgaaaaatactTTTAATAAAATGATTACTTCACTGACAATGCAAAAAGGGAATGCAAATATAAATTCTCTATATATTTTGTACAAATCATTAGATTGAGAGAAACAAACCTTGTGCAAAATTGCATTTGATCTCTTAGCCTCCTTTCCCCCCTTCAAGAGAAGTCCATTCCCACTTCGGATTGCTAATGAAGCTATCTAttcaatcataaaaaaaatacaaaaaccctTAGGCGTATGATGAGGAAGAAATGCAAGTCTTCTCCAAAGCATAAAACTAATGACAGAGACTCAATATGAGCTTCGTGAAACATTTAAAATAAAGAACCAAAAAAATTCTTCCTCAAAGTCCTTGTCTAAGGTTTTTTAATGAGATCTGATTTCCAAGCTGTTAGATTACAGATGGTATTGAGCTGCATCTTTCCCACTATGCATCTCAATTGTCCACATTTATTTTACACTTGgacaaacaaaatttaaatgaCATAAGATAACATGCAGTTTGATATTCCAAAGTTTCACTGTATACCTGTACTAGCGCTTCAGGACGGGACTCAAATACAATCAGAAGAACACCCAGTGGGCTTGATGTTTTCTCCAAGACAAGACCATCTGCAAGCTGGAAGCAAGTGTTACCAACAGAAGCATCATTTATTAGTTATCAGCACAACAACAGATTATGGTGCCCCACTTGACAAAGATAAATGATTTCAGTTGCAGATTATAGACTATGTATTACAGAAATGTCAATAATCGCAAATATCTCTAAGTAAGAAATTGATAGTGGAGTTAAAACTCTTGTATTTGATCTCTATctattgttttatttgtttgtctTAAATCGTTGTCCACACTCTTGAGAGCATTGTTGTGTAAGAATATCATAAGCCAAAAATAATGATCCTTATACCACATCCCATACCTcagtttttttcaaaacacgACCAATTGGATCTTCCATGTTTGCAAGCACACGTATAGACTTTGCAAGACTTGTAATCTGCAGTATGAGCACATTTCAGAAAAGAATTAGAAGGGGACCCCAGTTTCAGAAACAAATACACAAAGTCTAGTGAGCAATTGTACAGATTGGCATcaaacataaaccaaaaggtAGTGATAGTAACAATAATACAAAAATGAATGAAACTAAACGTTTATCTAAAATAGCAAAGAAGTTGGCTCTCTTGCCTTCCCAGGCTTCAGAGCCAGCCGAGATATAAGTGATTTTTCAT contains the following coding sequences:
- the LOC137733612 gene encoding delta-1-pyrroline-5-carboxylate synthase-like gives rise to the protein MEEVDRSRAFLKDVKRLVIKVGTAVVTRNDGRIALGRLGALCEQLKELNSQGYEIILVSSGAVGLGRQRLRYRKLVNSSFADLQKPHVELDGKACAAVGQNCLMALYDTLFSQLDVSSAQLLVTDSDFRDRDFRKQLSETMKSLLSLKVIPIFNENDAVSTRRAPYEDSYGIFWDNDSLAALLALELKADLLILLSDVDGLYSGPPSDPRSKLIHTYIKEKHQTEITFGDKSRVGRGGMTAKVKAAVNAAYAGIPVVITSGFAAGNIFKVLQGQRIGTLFHQDAHLWAPVKEIDARGMAVAARESSRRLQAMTSEERKKILLDVADALETNVKLINIENEADVSEAQQAGYEKSLISRLALKPGKITSLAKSIRVLANMEDPIGRVLKKTELADGLVLEKTSSPLGVLLIVFESRPEALVQIASLAIRSGNGLLLKGGKEAKRSNAILHKIITEAIPESVGGKLIGLVTSREEIPDLLKHDDVIDLVIPRGSNKLVSQVKNSTKIPVLGHADGICHVYIDKSANMDMAKRIVLDAKIDYPAACNAMETLLVHNDLKSTTAFYDLVVELRIAGVTLYGGPRANALLRIPEAHSFHHEYSSMACTVEFVDDVHAAIGHIHEHGSAHTDCIIAEDQEVVDAFLGQVDSAAIFHNASPRFCDGARFGLGAEVGISTSRIHARGPVGVEGLLTTRWILRGNGQIVDGDKGITYTHKDLPIEP